In Zingiber officinale cultivar Zhangliang chromosome 8B, Zo_v1.1, whole genome shotgun sequence, a single genomic region encodes these proteins:
- the LOC122014177 gene encoding transcription termination factor MTERF6, chloroplastic/mitochondrial-like → MLRFPVRHRFLPPSTLLRRVLFSNDTSASSGATASPDPHFMVEYLMNTCGFSADVAFKVSKWLPRSQSTEKADAVLGFFRSQGFDDTNLRRIIAWRPGLLGWDVETNLAPKFKLLREMGLSESDIIVIVRRHPTVIGSNSENALLPRFKVWESLLGSKEILLKHLRRCGWFFSSNIENVVRPNINFLRDECGIPEDRVSLVIKRNPSFITQNPDALRALVDRTAGFGVPRESTMFIWVLNALSRVSREKFEARVKLMNRFGWSNSEFIAAIQKQPTFLLRSTEALQRKMKFFIKIVGSTPSDIAKRPVALELSLEKRLIPRFHVMEILKSEGLWTSRHKLHTFFVSPGPKFLQKYVLPYKDKLPKLLEVL, encoded by the coding sequence ATGCTTCGCTTTCCCGTCCGACACCGTTTTCTTCCTCCGTCTACGCTACTCCGTCGCGTCCTCTTCTCCAACGACACTTCCGCCTCCTCAGGCGCCACCGCTTCTCCGGATCCCCACTTCATGGTCGAGTACCTCATGAATACATGCGGGTTCTCCGCCGACGTTGCTTTCAAGGTCTCTAAGTGGCTCCCTCGTAGTCAGTCCACCGAGAAGGCCGACGCCGTTCTTGGATTCTTCAGATCTCAGGGCTTTGATGATACTAATCTGAGAAGGATAATAGCTTGGAGACCAGGATTGCTCGGCTGGGATGTGGAGACGAACCTCGCCCCAAAGTTTAAACTTTTGCGCGAAATGGGATTATCTGAGTCCGACATCATCGTTATAGTTCGGCGGCACCCTACAGTTATTGGCTCCAACAGCGAGAACGCGCTTCTCCCCCGATTTAAGGTTTGGGAAAGTTTATTGGGATCGAAGGAGATCCTTCTCAAGCATCTCCGGAGGTGTGGATGGTTTTTTAGCAGCAACATTGAGAATGTAGTGCGCCCCAACATTAACTTCTTACGGGATGAATGTGGTATTCCTGAAGACCGCGTTTCTCTTGTCATTAAAAGGAATCCCAGCTTCATCACCCAGAACCCAGATGCCCTCCGGGCTCTGGTAGATAGAACTGCCGGTTTTGGAGTTCCCCGAGAATCTACTATGTTCATCTGGGTCCTGAATGCGCTGTCCAGGGTCAGCAGGGAAAAATTTGAGGCCCGTGTCAAGCTCATGAACAGATTTGGTTGGTCGAACTCGGAATTCATTGCTGCAATCCAGAAACAACCAACTTTTTTATTGCGTTCCACTGAGGCATTACAGAGAAAGATGAAATTTTTCATCAAGATTGTTGGGAGCACACCTTCAGACATTGCTAAGCGTCCAGTGGCTTTAGAATTGAGTTTGGAAAAGAGGTTAATTCCTCGATTTCATGTGATGGAGATATTAAAATCTGAAGGGTTGTGGACTTCACGACACAAACTACATACATTTTTCGTATCGCCGGGACCAAAATTTTTGCAGAAGTATGTGCTCCCTTACAAAGATAAATTACCCAAACTGCTTGAAGTCTTGTGA
- the LOC122014178 gene encoding zinc finger MYM-type protein 1-like, with protein sequence MTLSTKSSNDNLSSEIPPKRFKNTKTEEVELDSLERDLGLRRQIWQYHPNQREEIRLVYLNMKVYQPILEEYSLNKNIKHPRRFQSTWYEQFPWLEHSPTKDKAYCVTCFIFNKPSGCLNQTTFTVDAFDKWKKVRNGKACASLNHMGKDNVSSPHRNTEKTCEDLMKQTQHLTRRFNNFNDEQVATNRLRLKAHIHVLLLLALQGILFRGHDEKSSSSNRDNFLEFLDVLTMYNDELSKEIVKVPKNAKYTSHDIKKQILHVLSMRVKKAIHEEIGVVKYCIIVDEA encoded by the coding sequence ATGACTCTATCGACAAAATCAAGTAATGATAATCTTTCATCTGAAATTCCTCCTAAAAGATTCAAAAATACAAAAACTGAAGAGGTTGAGCTCGATTCTTTAGAGCGTGATCTAGGATTGCGTCGACAAATTTGGCAATATCATCCTAATCAACGAGAAGAGATTCGTCTAGTTTATTTGAATATGAAAGTATATCAACCTATTCTTgaagaatattcattaaataaaaatattaagcatCCTCGAAGATTTCAGTCAACTTGGTATGAACAATTTCCTTGGTTGGAGCATTCACCCACTAAAGATAAAGCATATTGCGTCACATGTTTTATCTTCAACAAGCCTTCAGGATGCTTAAATCAAACTACATTTACTGTTGATGCATTTGATAAGTGGAAGAAAGTTCGAAATGGAAAAGCTTGTGCTTCCCTAAACCATATGGGAAAAGATAATGTATCTTCACCCCATCGTAATACTGAAAAGACATGTGAGGATTTGATGAAACAAACACAACATCTAACAAGGAGATTCAACAATTTTAATGATGAACAAGTTGCAACTAATCGTCTTCGATTAAAGGCTCACATACATGTGCTGTTATTGCTTGCACTTCAAGGAATTCTGTTTAGAGGTCATGATGAGAAATCTAGTTCATCTAATCGTGacaattttcttgaatttttggaTGTGCTAACTATGTACAATGATGAACTTTCAAAGGAAATTGTGAAAGTTCCAAAAAATGCCAAGTATACAAGTCACGATATTAAAAAACAAATACTTCATGTGCTTTCAATGAGAGTGAAAAAGGCTATTCATGAAGAAATTGGAGTTGTCAAGTATTGCATAATTGTTGATGAAGCCTGA